GCCGAAGTCCATGAGGCCGAGCCTGCCGTCCGGAAAGACGAACATGTTTCCGGGGTGAGGGTCTGCGTGAAAGAAGCCGTCCTCAAATATCATCTTAAAATATATATTGAGGCCGTTTTTGGCGAGCTTGGGCCTGTCAATACTCAGAGTGTCTATGGCCTTGATATCATCTATCTTTACGCCTTCGATCCTCTCCATTACCAGGATCTTTTCAGTTACAAAATCTGTATAGACAAGCGGGATATAGACTATCTTGCTGTCAGCGAAATTTCTTCTGAAGCGCTGCGCGTTCCTCGTCTCTCCGATAAAGTCGAGCTCTTTTGTGACGGTCTTTGCGAATTCATCGACAATGCCTTCGGGGTTTAAAAACGATGCTTCGGGAATGTGCCTGACCATAAGGCGCGCTATAATTCTAAGGATGGATATGTCGGTCTCTATTGTTTTATGTATGCCGGGCCTCTGCACCTTTACAACGACCTTCTCCCCGCTTATTAAAGTCGCGTTGTGAACCTGTGCAATGGAGGCTGCTGCAAAAGGCTCGTCTTCAAAATCTGCGAATATCTTCCCGATGGATCTCTTAAGCTCGGACTCTATCATAGCCCTGGCTTCTTCAGCAGGGAAGGGGGGCACATCATCCTGGAGTTTCCTGAACTCGTCAGCATACTCGCTGGTTATAATATCGGGCCTTGAGGATAGTATCTGGGCGAGCTTTATAAAGGAGGGGCCGAGTTCGCTGAAGGCTATTCTGAGCCTTTCAGGTATCGTGAATTTTTCAGGCTCCTTCCATTGGCCGAATACCCTGATCCTCTTTCTGAGGGGGATAAATCTTTGCAGGTTTATCTGTTCGATGAACTGCCCGAAGCCGTGCTTCAGAAATACATTTACTATCTGTCTTATACGGGCGATATTTCTATATCCCCGCCAGAACCTTAGTAATCCTGAGAAAGCCATATCTTATGATCACTCTTTATTGAGCGATCTTTCGAGTTTATCCACTTTCTTTGAAAGCGCCTGGACCTTTTTATTAAGTTCCTCGACTTCTGATTTCTTAGGTATGTTGATAGTATCGAGGGATTTATTAATAAGGTCAGTTATGTTCTTTTCAAAGTCTTCTTTGGTCTTGCCCGCCTTTTCAGACCATTCGTCAAATAGCTTCTTGCCCTGTGCCTCGCTGAGCTCTCCCTTATTGATTAGCTCGTCTACGAACTCCTTGAACTTCTCCTGTATCCCAAGCCCTGCCATACATGTTTTCTGAAAGATATCAGATAATGACATAACAAACCTCCTAATTAATTATTTTGCCTCTCCCTTAATTATATCAGGTACTGAGGAGATTGCCATATCAATAGCGTCGATATCTTTTGTCCCGCCCTGCGCCATATCAGCCCTGCCGCCGCCCTTGCCGCCGGTGACGCTCTTTAATATATTTCCCGCGTGGAAATGGGAGGCGAGGTCCTTTGTGACGAGTGATACATATGACGCCTGGCCGTTAAGTATGGAGCCGAGGACGATGACCCCGGAGCCTATCTTATCTTTCAGTTTGTCCGCCAGATCTCTGAGCGTCTTCATATCAAGCCCGTCTATCTTGTGTGCAAGCACCTTTATGCCGTCTATCTCAACCGTCTTTCCAAGGATGCTCTCTATGTCCTGAGAGGCTGAACTGCTCCTCAGCTTTTCCATCTCCTTTTCCAGAAGCTTGAGGTCGCTTAAGGCCTTTCGCACTTTCTCTGCAACATTAAGAGGGGTTGCCTTAAGAAGGCCGGCAGCTTTTTTCAGCTCTTCTTCCTCGTCATTAATGAACTTATGCGCGTAAAAGCCGGTCAGCGCCTCTATCCTTCGTATGCCTGCAGCCGCGCTTCCTTCAGAGATTATCTTGAACGGGCCGATATCCCCGGTCGCGTCACAGTGCGTTCCCCCGCACAGTTCGGCAGAGTAATTTCCCGCCTTTACGACCCTGACCGTCTCACCGTATTTTTCACCAAAGAGCGCCACCACTCCATGGGCTATCGCATTATTAAGAGATGTCTCAGAGACATGGACAGGCATGTTCTTGATCACCTTTTCATTAACTATCCTCTCAACCTCTTTGATCTCCCTTTCATCCATGGCAAAGAAGTGGTTGAAGTCAAACCTCAGCCGGTCAGGCGCTACGAACGAGCCTGCCTGTTTTATATGATCGCCTAACACTTCCTTCAGCGCCGCGTGCAGAATATGCGTGGCGGTATGATTGCGTTTGACAGCCTCTCTTCTCTCGTCATTTATTATAGGCTTTACATAAACGTCAGGCCTTAAAGTCCCTTTGATTATCCTTGCTGAATGAAGAATAAGGTTGTGGGTTCTTTTTGCATTCATCACTTCAAGCTTCAAGAGCCCTTCGCCGTGCTCCATTATGCCGGTATCGCCCACCTGTCCGCCTGATTCTCCGTAGAACGGGGTCTTGTCCAGAACTACTTCAACCTCTTCGCCTTCTTTGGCCTCTTTTATAATGGCGCCGTTCTTTATCATCGCCCTGACCACGCTCTCTGTTTTATCCGGCGCGTCATAGCCGGTGAACTCAGTGGCCCCGACAAGCGTTTCGATCTCTTTGTATATCCCTGAAACTTCCTCTCCGCCTCCGACCCATGATGCGCGCGCCTTTGTCTTCTGAAGCTCCATCTCTTCATTAAAGCCTTTTTCATCTATCTTCAAGCCGTTGTCTTCGGCAATGTCTCTCGCAAGGTCAAGCGGAAAGCCGAATGTGTCATAAAGCTTGAATAGTTCGGTGCCCGGTATCATCTCTTTGCCTGATGCCCTTATCTCATTAATGACCTTATCCATCAGATCCATGCCTGAAGAGAGTGTATGCGCGAACCTCTCTTCTTCGAACTTGAGAACCTTTTTGCTCATCCCGATGTTCTCATTCAGTTCAGGATAAGAGCCGGACATTATCTCATACACTGCATCAAGAACATCATGCAGGAACGGCCCTTTGATGCCGAGCATGAGCCCGTGTCTCGCAGCCCTTCTTATGATCCTTCTTAAGACATAACCTCTTCCTTCATTTGAAGGCACCAGTCCTTCGGAAAGCACGAATGCCGATGACCTTATGTGGTCGGCTATGACCCGCATCGAGACGTCTGTTGCTTTGTCAGCGCCATATTTCTTCCCTGAAATGCCTGCAACATATTTTATTATCGGCATGAAGAGGTCTGAGTCAAAGTTGTTCTTCTTTCCCTGCATCACAGCGGCAAGCCTCTCAAGCCCCATTCCTGTGTCAATGCTCGGCTTGGGCAGCGGGTGAAGTTTGCCTGCCGCATCTCTGTTGTACTGCATGAATACGAGGTTCCATATCTCAAGGTATCTGTCGCAGTCGCACCCAACCATGCAGCCGGGCTTTCCGCATCCCATCTCAGGCCCCTGGTCTATAAGTATCTCAGAGCACGGCCCACACGGCCCTGTGTCGCCCATCTGCCAGAAGTTGTCCTTCTCTCCGAGCCTGAATATCTGGTTGGCAGGTATGCCTATATGCTTCTGCCATATCTCAGCAGCCTCGTCGTCATCATTGAAAACGGTTATCATCAGCTTGTCAGCCGGAAGTTTTACCTTTTCTGTGAGAAATTCCCACGCCCATTCACACGCCTCTCTCTTGAAATAATCGCCGAATGAGAAGTTGCCTAACATCTCAAAGAAGGTATGATGCCTTGCCGTCCTTCCGACATTCTCAAGGTCATTGTGCTTGCCGCCCGCCCTCAGGCACTTCTGAACGGTCACAGCCCGTTTATGCTGGCTTTCAACATCGCCCAGAAAGATTGATTTGAACTGGACCATGCCTGCATTGGTGAATAAAAGCGTGGGGTCATCAACAGGCAGAAGAGGGGAGCTTGGCATCGCCTTATGCCCTTTGTCCTTAAAGAAATCTATGAAGAGTTTTCTTATATCGCTGCTATTCATTCCGGGATTATTCTCCTGCTGATTTTTTGATACCGTATTATACAAAAATCCGTATATAAATATAGAAGTTATCGGCAGAAGCGTGGCAGATGGCGTTACTTCATCGCAGAGCTGACGGCCGCTTTTATCACATCAGAGGCAAAGCCCCTTCGCTGGAGCATTCCGTACAGCCTTCTCTTTATGACTTCTTCAGGCTGTTTGCTTAATGTTCTTAATTTTTTCTCGAGGAGTTTTTTTGCGGCTTCGTCTTCGTTCTCTTTTGTATGGGAGGAGATGACTTTAGATATAAGGTTTCTTTCTATCCCGCGTTTGTAAAGAAAGAGCTCCGCGCCTCTTTTTCCAAGTAATTTTCTTTCAATCGCGTGTTTTAGCAGCCCGTCAGCCAGGATCTCGTCATTGATAAGCCCGGCACGTTCGAGGTATTCAATTGTGCCGTTTATCTCATCATCTTCAAAGCCTTTTAACTTCAGCCGCTGGATCATCTCTTTGCGGCTTCTGGGGCGGTAGTCAATGAGTCTCAGGGCAGAACTTTTTGCGTCAGCTTGAGAACCTCTCATCAGAGACCTTATCTTTCTTTGGAGATTTTTTTGCGGGATCTGCATAGTCGGGAGAAGATTTATAAACTTCGGCCATCATCCTGAAGTCCTCTTTGTTCTTGGCCTTGGCTAAGGCGTCGCCGTATGAGATAGTGCCGTCTTTATATAATGCAAAGAGGGTCTGATCGTCAACGACAACTCCGGTTCCTTCTTTTCCTTTATCGCCTTTTCTGGTGTCATCCATAAATCTGGATGTTGACTGTATGCCCCTGACCATAAGCGCGAAGTCGTCAGGGTTGGTGGATCTGGTAAGGGCATCTTCGTATGTTACCAGGCCATCTTTATAAAGGTTGAGAAGCGACTGGTCAAATGTCTGCATGCCGTACTGGCTTGCGCCTTCAGCGATATAGTCGCTGATCATGCCGGTCTTATCCTTATCTTCAATGCACCCCTTGACGGTCTTGGTTGCGATAAGCACTTCTATAGCCGCGACCCTGCCCTTTCCGTCGGCAGTCGGCACGAGCCTCTGCGAGATTATTGCCTTAAGCACGGAGGCAAGCTGTATCCTCATCTGCTGATGCTGATGCGGCGGGAATACTGTGATGATACGGTTGATAGTCTCGGATGCATCCACCGTATGGAGCGTGCTGAGAACGAGGTGGCCTGTCTCAGCTGCGACAAGCGCTGTCTGGATCGTCTCATGGTCGCGCATCTCGCCGACGAGTATTACATCAGGGTCCTGCCTCAGAGATGCCTTCAGCGCCTTGGCAAAAGATACCGTGTCAGAGCCTGTCTCCCTCTGATTCACTATGCTCATATTGTCCCTGTGAAGGAACTCTATCGGATCTTCTATCGTCATGATGTGTTCATGCCGTGTGGTGTTTATATAATCAATGATCGCGGCAAGCGTGGTTGATTTACCGCTTCCCGTTGCTCCTGTGACCAGAATGAGGCCTCTCGCTTCAGAAGCGATCTTCTTCAGGATAGGCGGCAGCAGCAGGTCGTCAATGGACTTTATCTCCATAGGGATGACCCTGAAGACTATGCCGACGGTCCCTCTCTGGGAAAAGCAGTTGCATCTGAACCGCCCAAGTCCCGGGATGCTGTAGGCGACATCAACATCTTTTGTCTCATCAAAGACTTTAAGGTGATACTCGTTGAGGATGGCAGAGGCGATGCCTTTAGTATCATCGCCTGAGAGCCTTTCCTCGCCTTCCATAGGAACCAGTGTTCCGCTGATCCTTATGATCGGCGGGCTGCCCACTTTAATATGGAGGTCTGATGCCCCCATAGAAACCGTTTTTCTCAGTAATGCGTTTATATCTCTTGCCATATCTTTATTTCTTATGCTTCTTCATGCCGTAAGCCTCAAGCACTTTATCCTCTATCTCATTGGCGAGCTCAGGGTTTGACTTAAGATATTCCTTGGTGTTGTCTCTTCCCTGGCCTATCCGGTTGCCATTATAAGAATACCACGCTCCTGCCCTTTCTACAATTCCCTTTAATACCCCGTGTTCAATGATCTCGCCGGTCCTTGAGATGCCCTCATTGAAGTATATGTCAAATTCCGCCTGCTTAAAGGGCGGGGCGACTTTGTTCTTTACTACCTTCACCCTGACCCTGTTTCCGACAGACTCCTGAGCGTCTTTGAGCTGTTCTATCTTTCTGATATCAAGCCTTACCGATGAGTAGAATTTCAAAGCGTTTCCTCCGGTAGTTGTCTCCGGGTTCCCGAACATGACTCCAATCTTCATCCTTATCTGGTTTATAAAGATGACGGTTGTATGACTTTTTGAGATGGCGGATGTGAGCTTTCTGAGCGCCTGGCTCATAAGTCTTGCCTGAAGCCCCGGAAGGCTCTGCCCCATGTCGCCCTCTATCTCAGCCTGCGGAACCAGCGCGGCAACAGAGTCGATAACGATTAGATCAAGCGCACCGCTTCTGACAAGCGTCTCTGTCACTTCAAGCGCCTGTTCCCCTGAATCCGGCTGGCTCAAGAGAAGTTCGTTTATATTTACCCCGATCTTCTCGGCATATGTTACGTCGAGTGCGTGCTCAGCATCTATAAATGCGGCAGCGCCGCCTGCCTTCTGAGCCTGCGCAATCGCATTGAGCGTGAGGGTTGTCTTGCCTGATGACTCAGGCCCGTATATCTCAATGACCCTGCCTCTCGGAAAGCCGCCTACGCCGAGCGCTATATCAAGTCCGATGGAACCGGTCGGTATCACCTCGATTTCGGTTCTCCCCTCAGAGCCTAACTTCATTATGGAGCCTTTGCCAAACTGTTTCTCTATCTGTGAAATTGCCACTTCCAAAGCTTTTAAACGGTTCTTGTCAGTCATCGCGCTCCTCCGGGGTATTGTTATTCGTTATAGTGAATCGTCTATTTTACTTATAAGTATTACGGGTTAGTTAAAAGCGCCTCTGAGATCTTTGTATATACAGATCCTGAGTTAGTCAGGCTGCTCTTTATCAATACTGCTGTTTTAACCTCAAAAATCCCCTGGTTCTTCACCTTCTCTGACGTGACTGCTTCGAGCAGGGCATCCTTG
The genomic region above belongs to Thermodesulfovibrionia bacterium and contains:
- the recA gene encoding recombinase RecA, which gives rise to MTDKNRLKALEVAISQIEKQFGKGSIMKLGSEGRTEIEVIPTGSIGLDIALGVGGFPRGRVIEIYGPESSGKTTLTLNAIAQAQKAGGAAAFIDAEHALDVTYAEKIGVNINELLLSQPDSGEQALEVTETLVRSGALDLIVIDSVAALVPQAEIEGDMGQSLPGLQARLMSQALRKLTSAISKSHTTVIFINQIRMKIGVMFGNPETTTGGNALKFYSSVRLDIRKIEQLKDAQESVGNRVRVKVVKNKVAPPFKQAEFDIYFNEGISRTGEIIEHGVLKGIVERAGAWYSYNGNRIGQGRDNTKEYLKSNPELANEIEDKVLEAYGMKKHKK
- the alaS gene encoding alanine--tRNA ligase, which produces MNSSDIRKLFIDFFKDKGHKAMPSSPLLPVDDPTLLFTNAGMVQFKSIFLGDVESQHKRAVTVQKCLRAGGKHNDLENVGRTARHHTFFEMLGNFSFGDYFKREACEWAWEFLTEKVKLPADKLMITVFNDDDEAAEIWQKHIGIPANQIFRLGEKDNFWQMGDTGPCGPCSEILIDQGPEMGCGKPGCMVGCDCDRYLEIWNLVFMQYNRDAAGKLHPLPKPSIDTGMGLERLAAVMQGKKNNFDSDLFMPIIKYVAGISGKKYGADKATDVSMRVIADHIRSSAFVLSEGLVPSNEGRGYVLRRIIRRAARHGLMLGIKGPFLHDVLDAVYEIMSGSYPELNENIGMSKKVLKFEEERFAHTLSSGMDLMDKVINEIRASGKEMIPGTELFKLYDTFGFPLDLARDIAEDNGLKIDEKGFNEEMELQKTKARASWVGGGEEVSGIYKEIETLVGATEFTGYDAPDKTESVVRAMIKNGAIIKEAKEGEEVEVVLDKTPFYGESGGQVGDTGIMEHGEGLLKLEVMNAKRTHNLILHSARIIKGTLRPDVYVKPIINDERREAVKRNHTATHILHAALKEVLGDHIKQAGSFVAPDRLRFDFNHFFAMDEREIKEVERIVNEKVIKNMPVHVSETSLNNAIAHGVVALFGEKYGETVRVVKAGNYSAELCGGTHCDATGDIGPFKIISEGSAAAGIRRIEALTGFYAHKFINDEEEELKKAAGLLKATPLNVAEKVRKALSDLKLLEKEMEKLRSSSASQDIESILGKTVEIDGIKVLAHKIDGLDMKTLRDLADKLKDKIGSGVIVLGSILNGQASYVSLVTKDLASHFHAGNILKSVTGGKGGGRADMAQGGTKDIDAIDMAISSVPDIIKGEAK
- a CDS encoding AarF/ABC1/UbiB kinase family protein, with the translated sequence MAFSGLLRFWRGYRNIARIRQIVNVFLKHGFGQFIEQINLQRFIPLRKRIRVFGQWKEPEKFTIPERLRIAFSELGPSFIKLAQILSSRPDIITSEYADEFRKLQDDVPPFPAEEARAMIESELKRSIGKIFADFEDEPFAAASIAQVHNATLISGEKVVVKVQRPGIHKTIETDISILRIIARLMVRHIPEASFLNPEGIVDEFAKTVTKELDFIGETRNAQRFRRNFADSKIVYIPLVYTDFVTEKILVMERIEGVKIDDIKAIDTLSIDRPKLAKNGLNIYFKMIFEDGFFHADPHPGNMFVFPDGRLGLMDFGMTGRLTPEMMESIANTFLAFFNKDFDRLIDEYIELGLLSDGVDQDIFRKKFKSDLVDLLEPVYGLTISEINFIDYMEKVTRLAIKHGLTIPSDLILVNKTVLMLDNIGRQLDPDFNFIAAAEPYAAKLVKSRINPQRIFDKAKDNISEISNLLIDTPRQINRLLAKALKNEISLKVDPIGIDRLIRDIDRSSNRLAFSVIVASIIIGSSLLIQSGIGTTIFGLPAIGAIGFFIAFLLGLWLLISILKSGRL
- a CDS encoding regulatory protein RecX, with the protein product MRGSQADAKSSALRLIDYRPRSRKEMIQRLKLKGFEDDEINGTIEYLERAGLINDEILADGLLKHAIERKLLGKRGAELFLYKRGIERNLISKVISSHTKENEDEAAKKLLEKKLRTLSKQPEEVIKRRLYGMLQRRGFASDVIKAAVSSAMK
- a CDS encoding phasin family protein; the protein is MSLSDIFQKTCMAGLGIQEKFKEFVDELINKGELSEAQGKKLFDEWSEKAGKTKEDFEKNITDLINKSLDTINIPKKSEVEELNKKVQALSKKVDKLERSLNKE
- a CDS encoding type IV pilus twitching motility protein PilT, whose product is MARDINALLRKTVSMGASDLHIKVGSPPIIRISGTLVPMEGEERLSGDDTKGIASAILNEYHLKVFDETKDVDVAYSIPGLGRFRCNCFSQRGTVGIVFRVIPMEIKSIDDLLLPPILKKIASEARGLILVTGATGSGKSTTLAAIIDYINTTRHEHIMTIEDPIEFLHRDNMSIVNQRETGSDTVSFAKALKASLRQDPDVILVGEMRDHETIQTALVAAETGHLVLSTLHTVDASETINRIITVFPPHQHQQMRIQLASVLKAIISQRLVPTADGKGRVAAIEVLIATKTVKGCIEDKDKTGMISDYIAEGASQYGMQTFDQSLLNLYKDGLVTYEDALTRSTNPDDFALMVRGIQSTSRFMDDTRKGDKGKEGTGVVVDDQTLFALYKDGTISYGDALAKAKNKEDFRMMAEVYKSSPDYADPAKKSPKKDKVSDERFSS